From the genome of Glycine max cultivar Williams 82 chromosome 2, Glycine_max_v4.0, whole genome shotgun sequence, one region includes:
- the LOC100778080 gene encoding CTP synthase isoform X2, with the protein MKYVIISGGVVSGLGKGVTASSIGVVLKACGLRVTSIKIDPYLNIDAGTMSPFEHGEVFVLDDGGEVDLDLGNYERFLDVTLTKDNNITTGKIYQSVLEKERKGDYLGKTVQVVPHITDAIKDWIESVAVIPVDGKEGPADVCVIELGGTVGDIESMPFIEALRQLSFQVGPDNFCLIHVSLIPVLGVVGEQKTKPTQHSVRELRALGLTPHLLTSRSAEPLLESTKEKLSKFCHVPVENILNIHDVPNIWHIPLLLRNQNAHHSILHQLNLLSQATPPDLQQWTEMAETYDNLTESVRIAMVGKYVGLTDSYLSVVKALLHACVARSFKPSIDWIAASDLEDDSAESTPEAHAAAWKTLKSAACVLVPGGFGDRGVRGMMLAAKYARENNIPYLGICLGMQISVIEFARSVLGWERANSVEFDAQTPNPVVIFMPEGSRTHMGSTMRLGSRRTLLQTSNCITSKLYGNSEYVDERHRHRYEVNPDVIGTLEEAGLKFVGKDESGKRMEVHNSIQNSNHGQRDHLLCF; encoded by the exons ATGAAATACGTGATCATCAGCGGCGGAGTGGTCAGTGGCCTCGGCAAGGGCGTCACCGCCAGCAGCATAGGCGTCGTGCTCAAAGCTTGTGGCCTTCGCGTCACTTCCATCAAAATCg ATCCGTACTTGAACATCGACGCTGGCACCATGTCTCCCTTCGAGCACGGTGAGGTTTTCGTTCTCGACGACGGCGGAGAG GTTGATTTGGATTTGGGAAATTACGAGCGCTTCCTCGATGTCACGCTTACCAAAGATAACAACATCACCACTGGAAAAATTTACCAG TCTGTTCTTGAGAAGGAACGTAAAGGCGATTATCTCGGGAAAACTGTTCAG GTGGTCCCGCACATCACTGATGCTATTAAAGATTGGATTGAGTCGGTTGCTGTGATTCCCGTGGATGGAAAGGAGGGCCCTGCAGATGTTTGTGTGATTGAGCTGGGAGGCACTGTGG GTGATATTGAATCTATGCCGTTTATTGAGGCTCTACGGCAATTGTCCTTTCAAGTAG GGCCTGATAACTTCTGTCTCATCCATGTTAGCTTGATACCAGTGTTGGGTGTAGTGGGCGAGCAA AAAACAAAGCCTACACAACATAGTGTCAGGGAGCTGCGAGCATTGGGATTGACACCTCATCTTTTAACAAGTCGCTCTGCTGAG CCTCTTCTAGAAAGCACTAAGGAAAAACTCTCAAAGTTTTGCCATGTTCCA GTTGAGAATATTCTGAACATCCATGATGTACCAAACATTTGGCACATTCCCCTGTTACTGAGA AACCAAAATGCTCACCATTCAATTCTGCATCAGCTTAACTTACTCAG CCAAGCTACACCTCCTGATTTACAGCAGTGGACAGAGATGGCTGAGACCTATGATAATCTTACTGAATCT GTGAGGATTGCAATGGTGGGAAAGTATGTGGGTCTAACAGATTCATATTTATCTGTTGTAAAG GCTCTTCTGCATGCTTGTGTTGCACGCTCTTTCAAGCCATCAATTGACTGGATTGCAGCTTCTGACCTTGAAGATGACAGTGCAGAATCA ACACCAGAAGCACATGCTGCGGCCTGGAAGACTTTGAAG AGTGCAGCTTGTGTTTTGGTTCCTGGGGGATTTGGAGATCGTGGTGTGAGAGGTATGATGCTAGCTGCCaaatatgcaagagaaaacaatATTCCTTACCTGGGGATTTGCCTGGGAATGCAAATTTCTGTAATTGAGTTTGCTAGATCA GTTTTGGGTTGGGAAAGAGCAAACAGTGTAGAGTTTGATGCCCAAACACCAAATCCTGTTGTGATTTTCATGCCAGAG GGTTCACGGACACATATGGGAAGTACCATGAGGCTTGGATCTCGGAGAACACTCTTACAGACATCTAATTGTATCACTTCCAAGCT GTACGGCAATTCAGAGTATGTGGATGAACGGCATCGGCATAGATACGAG GTAAATCCAGATGTTATTGGAACTTTAGAGGAAGCTGGACTAAAATTTGTTGGGAAGGATGAAAGTGGAAAACGAATGGAG GTGCACAATTCCATCCAGAATTCAAATCACGGCCAGCGAGACCATCTGCTTTGTTTTTAG
- the LOC100778080 gene encoding CTP synthase isoform X1, which produces MKYVIISGGVVSGLGKGVTASSIGVVLKACGLRVTSIKIDPYLNIDAGTMSPFEHGEVFVLDDGGEVDLDLGNYERFLDVTLTKDNNITTGKIYQSVLEKERKGDYLGKTVQVVPHITDAIKDWIESVAVIPVDGKEGPADVCVIELGGTVGDIESMPFIEALRQLSFQVGPDNFCLIHVSLIPVLGVVGEQKTKPTQHSVRELRALGLTPHLLTSRSAEPLLESTKEKLSKFCHVPVENILNIHDVPNIWHIPLLLRNQNAHHSILHQLNLLSQATPPDLQQWTEMAETYDNLTESVRIAMVGKYVGLTDSYLSVVKALLHACVARSFKPSIDWIAASDLEDDSAESTPEAHAAAWKTLKSAACVLVPGGFGDRGVRGMMLAAKYARENNIPYLGICLGMQISVIEFARSVLGWERANSVEFDAQTPNPVVIFMPEGSRTHMGSTMRLGSRRTLLQTSNCITSKLYGNSEYVDERHRHRYEVNPDVIGTLEEAGLKFVGKDESGKRMEILELPSHPFYVGAQFHPEFKSRPARPSALFLGLILAATGKLEAYISRQNGS; this is translated from the exons ATGAAATACGTGATCATCAGCGGCGGAGTGGTCAGTGGCCTCGGCAAGGGCGTCACCGCCAGCAGCATAGGCGTCGTGCTCAAAGCTTGTGGCCTTCGCGTCACTTCCATCAAAATCg ATCCGTACTTGAACATCGACGCTGGCACCATGTCTCCCTTCGAGCACGGTGAGGTTTTCGTTCTCGACGACGGCGGAGAG GTTGATTTGGATTTGGGAAATTACGAGCGCTTCCTCGATGTCACGCTTACCAAAGATAACAACATCACCACTGGAAAAATTTACCAG TCTGTTCTTGAGAAGGAACGTAAAGGCGATTATCTCGGGAAAACTGTTCAG GTGGTCCCGCACATCACTGATGCTATTAAAGATTGGATTGAGTCGGTTGCTGTGATTCCCGTGGATGGAAAGGAGGGCCCTGCAGATGTTTGTGTGATTGAGCTGGGAGGCACTGTGG GTGATATTGAATCTATGCCGTTTATTGAGGCTCTACGGCAATTGTCCTTTCAAGTAG GGCCTGATAACTTCTGTCTCATCCATGTTAGCTTGATACCAGTGTTGGGTGTAGTGGGCGAGCAA AAAACAAAGCCTACACAACATAGTGTCAGGGAGCTGCGAGCATTGGGATTGACACCTCATCTTTTAACAAGTCGCTCTGCTGAG CCTCTTCTAGAAAGCACTAAGGAAAAACTCTCAAAGTTTTGCCATGTTCCA GTTGAGAATATTCTGAACATCCATGATGTACCAAACATTTGGCACATTCCCCTGTTACTGAGA AACCAAAATGCTCACCATTCAATTCTGCATCAGCTTAACTTACTCAG CCAAGCTACACCTCCTGATTTACAGCAGTGGACAGAGATGGCTGAGACCTATGATAATCTTACTGAATCT GTGAGGATTGCAATGGTGGGAAAGTATGTGGGTCTAACAGATTCATATTTATCTGTTGTAAAG GCTCTTCTGCATGCTTGTGTTGCACGCTCTTTCAAGCCATCAATTGACTGGATTGCAGCTTCTGACCTTGAAGATGACAGTGCAGAATCA ACACCAGAAGCACATGCTGCGGCCTGGAAGACTTTGAAG AGTGCAGCTTGTGTTTTGGTTCCTGGGGGATTTGGAGATCGTGGTGTGAGAGGTATGATGCTAGCTGCCaaatatgcaagagaaaacaatATTCCTTACCTGGGGATTTGCCTGGGAATGCAAATTTCTGTAATTGAGTTTGCTAGATCA GTTTTGGGTTGGGAAAGAGCAAACAGTGTAGAGTTTGATGCCCAAACACCAAATCCTGTTGTGATTTTCATGCCAGAG GGTTCACGGACACATATGGGAAGTACCATGAGGCTTGGATCTCGGAGAACACTCTTACAGACATCTAATTGTATCACTTCCAAGCT GTACGGCAATTCAGAGTATGTGGATGAACGGCATCGGCATAGATACGAG GTAAATCCAGATGTTATTGGAACTTTAGAGGAAGCTGGACTAAAATTTGTTGGGAAGGATGAAAGTGGAAAACGAATGGAG ATCTTAGAGCTTCCAAGTCATCCATTCTATGTAGGTGCACAATTCCATCCAGAATTCAAATCACGGCCAGCGAGACCATCTGCTTTGTTTTTAG GTCTCATATTGGCCGCAACAGGAAAGTTGGAAGCGTATATTAGTAGGCAGAATGGAAGTTGA
- the LOC100799674 gene encoding uncharacterized protein, which yields MGLKNRGVGHRAWSLLRASLLWARKGGLLRRRVAMELRLVPKYLKRLGHTAPPPSHIHYFERELSFDKTPIFHVKMYRPTSMRFHLPHIPCIKPHVDFDYDFNDDGNVEYDTGRKSALMDAGDSRDQEFCHDYYEGCQEMMGCGEEEEEQQADAQGIDKQAEEFIAKFYQQMRLQRQISLLEYNETPRSDTSC from the coding sequence ATGGGTTTGAAGAACCGTGGCGTTGGTCATAGAGCATGGAGCCTCCTGCGGGCGTCATTGTTGTGGGCACGTAAAGGTGGCTTGTTAAGGCGCAGGGTTGCCATGGAGCTGCGTCTGGTACCAAAGTACTTGAAGCGACTCGGCCACACTGCGCCGCCGCCAAGCCACATTCACTACTTTGAGCGCGAGCTCTCGTTCGACAAGACCCCCATATTCCATGTCAAGATGTACCGTCCAACCTCCATGCGCTTCCACTTGCCGCACATTCCTTGCATAAAGCCACATGTTGATTTTGACTATGACTTTAATGATGATGGCAATGTTGAATATGATACTGGAAGAAAGAGTGCCCTCATGGATGCAGGAGACAGCAGAGACCAGGAATTTTGTCATGATTATTATGAAGGATGCCAAGAGATGATGGGTTGTggtgaggaagaggaagagcaaCAAGCAGATGCACAGGGGATAGATAAGCAAGCTGAGGAGTTCATTGCTAAATTCTATCAGCAAATGAGGCTGCAGCGCCAGATTTCTCTACTAGAATACAATGAAACACCCAGATCAGACACAAGTTGTTGA